TTATCTTCAAAAAGTTTAAACTTGAATTCAAGTTCTTGGGTTACAAAGTGCGATGAGGTTACACGTGCACttgaagaatacgggtgtttcATAGCCTTGTATGATGGAGTGTCTAGCGAACTTCGTGATGCAACTTTCCTTGCATCGCAAGAATTATTCAATCTTCCTACTGAAGTGAAAGCTTTAAACATCACAAAGACACCATATAATGGTTACATTGGGCAACAACCCATGGTTCCTCTTTATGAGAGCTTAGGCATTGAAGATGTGAATACTAAAGAAGGAGCTGAAAGTTTCACAAAACTCATGTGGCCATCTGGAAATCAGAGTTTCTCGTACGGTTTTATACATATTATCATTTTATCGCTGTTTTAAGTGACCTCGGGCATGTTTTTTGattgataatcaacataaaattATGATTTGTTTGTTTTCATTTGTTTCAGTGAAAGTGTGGTGATGTACTCGAAGGCTGTAGTAGAACTAGACAAGATAGTGATGAAAATGATAGTAAAGAGTTATGGAATAGAGGAAAACTATGAATCGATCCGTGGTTCGACAACTTATCTTCTTAAACCCACAAAATACCTTCGCGCTCAAGGCGATGAGAAAATGCTGGGACTTCGTGAACACACTGATAAA
This is a stretch of genomic DNA from Helianthus annuus cultivar XRQ/B chromosome 16, HanXRQr2.0-SUNRISE, whole genome shotgun sequence. It encodes these proteins:
- the LOC110916494 gene encoding 2-oxoglutarate-dependent dioxygenase AOP3, with the protein product MGSSTQPKLPVIDLSSKSLNLNSSSWVTKCDEVTRALEEYGCFIALYDGVSSELRDATFLASQELFNLPTEVKALNITKTPYNGYIGQQPMVPLYESLGIEDVNTKEGAESFTKLMWPSGNQSFSESVVMYSKAVVELDKIVMKMIVKSYGIEENYESIRGSTTYLLKPTKYLRAQGDEKMLGLREHTDKSFMTYLHQDEVNGLEIKTKDGEWIEVDYTSSSFVVMAGDAFMAWTNGRIESPTHRVMMTADKDRYVLGLFASIRDHIIEVPQQLVDENHPLQFRPFDNYKYMQFYYTEEGVKAECAIRTYCGV